The DNA segment TAACAAAACATttataatatcaaatacTAATATAATACAACTAATAAACAATAGCAAACTAAAAATACACTGCTCTTGAGGCttatttcatattcttttcGTCCTTCACTAATTTCTTCCATTGCTCAATCTCTCTATAAGCCCTTTCGAGTTCTTGCTTCAACTTGTCGTTCGAGGCACTCAACTCCGAGACCGCCTGTTCCGTCAATAACTTCTCTAGTgtccatttttcaatattgttGTTTTCGTTCTCCTTTAATCTCTTGATATACTCCACGGCCCTTTGTAAGATTTGCGCCTTGTTGGTGTCGTTGGTAGGGATTAAAGCAGCTAATTCCTTGATACCCTGGTTGATCgattctcttcttcttctttccaCCTCCTTGTGGTTTTCTCTTCTCTGCTTGTGCCACTCGTCAGACCCGTGCTGCGGCTTCGACGTACTCGAAGTCTGCGGCAATGTCGTAGGCTGCAAATGCGAGAGACTGTTTTGCGGCGAGTGCGATTGATGCTGGTTGTGGTGACCGTGCTGGTGGTGCTGATGGTGTTGCTGTTGAACCTGTTGCTGCTGCACCTGCTGTTGTTGCCTGAACGCATTTTGGTACGCCAAATGCTGTTGCAACTGCTGACTGTGGTGCTGTTGTTGAGAGCTCAATGCTGCGGCCGCTGCATTGGCAGGTTCTGACGCAGCAGCTGCTGCtacagcagcagcagcagcgGCATTGACATTGTTGTCGTTATTCCCTCCGTGACTATCTACCCTGGAGTCGTCAGGCCCGTTGTTAGTGTACGAAGATTGCTGTCCCAAAAGCTCGGAATCGATCGCAATCTCGTCCTTCTTATCGTCAcccttcaattttttgtcGGTCTGGTGGCTACCGTCTTCCGATGATCTTTTCGACATATCTGGCCTGTGCAATTACTTTGTTTACTACCTAGTACTAACAATAACAAGgaagagaaaaataaataaattatcacGAGGAGCTTTCTCACATGGATTTCAGGtgatttttatttaaacCAGTTGATGCCGGGTAATGTTTATTTTTCTCACGGGGCGTGCGGAGGGTGACACGACCAGCGTGACCATCGATAATTGGACACCACGACATTGCGACATTCATATATTCTGGGGTTTGTGTTACAAGACCCTGGGATTATTCATCGCTCATATTCTGTTATATAACAATCGTACACTTATACTCTATTTCAGCAACGCATCTATTCACTACAGAAACGGGTGATTTAAGTAGATGAGAAAGATTGAAGActaaaaatattgcaaGTACCGTCTTTTGAAGATGTTGGTGTAGAGAGAATACGTAGtctaattgaaatataaaatgATGGATTCAAGCTGTTgcaaaaaagaaaaaaattcataGGGATAATCGAATTGATACACACTTAGCAACTTTCTTTTACAACACTATTATTAGCAACATTGTATTGCATACATTTGCAGTACTGACATATGGGttcttatatatataatgtaGTAAAATCTCCTAATAATCGTTTGAGCGCTTTGGTATTTTGGCCCATAATATTGGAACATCATAGTTCACGCTTCAATACAGCATAAGGAAACATATCTTAGTAATGGATGATTATTATGAAAGTCTCTGCAAATATGACGATGAGTCCGTCAAGAAATACATGATTGAAGACTTCGACTTCACAACTTGGTATGTATATAACAAGGAATCTTCATTATGTAAATTCGCTGTTTctatttttatattcaataatttaattaatgagaaattgattttaaaaCATGAACCGTTTGACATATGGACGTTTCCAGCCAGCGTATGGACGtatgatgatttaatatcaagatttgattttttgaaatacaGCGTTGGCAAAGCCGTAATAATGCTAAAATATGATGTTATATATTTTCACAATGATTTCCTTCCCGAATGGGAGTTGTTTAGTACTGCTGCCAAATATAGTAATAAAGAAGTTTATAAGGATCAATTATGGACAGCTAAAAAGTATGGCTGCTTCTTTAAAATTCTAGATATGGATAATGAAAAGGTTCTCGGGGACTATGAAAAGGTGGAAATTAAAGAACTTCCATTTGAGGATTGTGAGGTCGATTATTAAATAtgatatataaaattattaatattgctaatttctattataaagaaaatattgtaaACCAATctattgttttattttcatcttaGTTAGACGTAGATCCTTATAATTATCTTGatccaaaatatatatccCTTCTATTAATCACTCTGTGTAGTCTATATGGATAATTTTGTAGTATTTCCTGCGTTCATTTGACAAATGCCGCATATCTAAATGGAAAGGCACAGGCTTAGaattgcaaattatttaaagtCCAACCAACATATGTCATTTCTGTTGCATTACACGTATTATAACTGCAAATTCCAGGCAATGCATGACAAATCGACGTAATCATATCCATGATACCTGATTTTTTTCTCCGAAGAGAAGTTCTCAACGACTCATCAAACCTACCATTATAAACAGCTAATCAATATTCATAGACATGGAATAAATACCACCTTCATTGAACTGAATCATATTTCTAAAATCCTATATATTCTGTTAGCGCATAAACCCAACCGTCCATGCGCTTAGACAGCCAGGGTCATTTATCGCACTagtaaatataataattatctACTGTTTATAGTTGAAAACCgtatattattcattttctaGTTTTTAATCCTATTCAATTGCATAAGATGTCCGAAGTCAGTTTGGgaagatatatatttgaacGACTCAGGCAGTTGCTGGTTCAGACGGTATTTGGGCTCCCTGGGGACTTTAACTTGTCACTTTTAGATAAGATTTACGAGGTAGATGGGCTTCGATGGGCAGGTAATGCcaatgaattgaatgcAGCATATGCAGCAGATGGATATAGTAGGGTGAAAGGGCTTGCATGCTTGATTACAACTTTCGGGGTTGGAGAGTTGAGTGCTCTTAATGGGATCGGAGGAGCTTTTGCAGAACATGTAGGATTGGTGCATATAGTTGGGGTCCCGTCGATCTCGTCACAAGCAAAGCAGCTTCTATTGCATCACACATTGGGCAATGGAGACTTTACAGTATTTCATCGGATGTCAAACAACATTTCACAAACAACAGCATTTATATCTGATATCAAGTCGGCACCCAAGGAAATTGACAGGTGCATACGAGAAGCCTATATTTTCCAAAGACCAGTATACATTGGATTACCAGCCAATCTAGTGGACATCAACGTTCCGGCAGtgttattaaatattccGATAGATCTTTCGCTTCGTGAGAATGATCCTGAGGCACAGGAAGAGGTTATAGACAATATCTTGCAGTTAATCTCTGAAGCCTCTAATCCGGTAATATTGGTCGATGCATGTACTTCGAGACACAATTGTAACGGAGAAGTGGAAGCATTGGTTAATAAGACCCAGTTTCCGGTATTGACAACCCCTATGGGTAAATCTAGTTTTAACGAATCGCATCCCAGATTTGCTGGGGTGTACGTAGGCACTATGTCGCATGTGGAAGTTAAAAACCTAGTGGATGGAGCCGACTTGATTTTGGCCGTTGGAGCGTTGTTATCAGACTTCAATACAGGATCTTTCTCCTACTCTTACAAGACCAAGAATGTGATTGAGTTTCATGCGGATTgcatcaaaatcaaacaagGGACGTATCCTGGGGTACAAATGAAAGAAGTTCTCAATGTtttgattgataaaatagaCCCAGCAGTTAAGCATTATAATCCTATTGCCATTCCCTCTCCAACTTTTTTGACCAATTCTGTCACCAACTCGGACGTGCTGTCGGCGTTACTTACCCAGGAGTGGTTATGGAGTAAGGTCAGTGCTTGGTTTAGAGAAGGTGATATAATCATTACCGAAACTGGTACATCAGCATTTGGGATTGTCCAAACGAAATTTCCTAATAATACCATTGGTATTTCGCAGGTGCTATGGGGTTCCGTTGGGTTTACAGTGGGAGCTACATTAGGAGCAGTCATGGCCGCAGAGGAAATCGACCCCAATAAAAGAGTCATATTATTTGTGGGGGATGGGTCTCTTCAATTGACGGTGCAAGAAATTTCAACCATGGTTAAGTGGGAGACCAGACCATACTTATTCGTTCTCAATAATGATGGTTACACGATCGACAGATTAATACACGGGATGAGTGCAACATATAACGATATACAGCCGTGGAATAATCTTGCATTGCTACCTTTATTCAACGCAAAATACTACGATGCAATCCAGGTTTCCACTACTGATGAACTAGAAAAGTTGTTTTgcgatgaagaatttgcaaTCAATTCGAAAATCAGAATGATAGAAGTTATGCTACCAAGAATGGACGcaccaataaatttaataaagcaGATGGAATTCatatcaaaaatgaatGCAGATACCTAGCTTTAATCCGGATACTTTATAGACTTGTATTTTATACTTCATAGTAATTGTTAAAATATGTAAACGTTTATTTTGCGTGTGACACGACGATCAACTGTGGAACATTTTTCTACTAACAAGCGTGCAATGGTTTCCTAGCTTATCTTACTAGCATTCCAGACCTATTATTTATAGACGTTATCGACCATAATATAGACGTATTGGCTTCATCCATTACTATTGATTTAGATTTCTACAAATTTTTTGTATCTGTGTGTATTATCTAAACCATCGCTTATCAGATAAGAATGATAAAATGGGGTTTATTTGGGGCGGTTAAGCCTTTCAGATCCATGGTACCATTGTCACAAACGAgatcattgataatttccAAGTCTTCACTTGTACGTTCCAAACGAGTTTCAACCATAAGGCCCCAATTGGCCCCGGTTAATCCGTACTCAAAGATCTATGGAAGAAGATTTTTTCTGTCTTCCCATAAGTTGGGAGTTAATACTAAGGAAGATTCGTCCACCTATTTATTTGGGAGAAAGATATCCACCTCAGAACTGAAGATGCTTAAATCTTTGCTAGTGACTATATGGCCCAAAAATAAACCAAGCTTTAAGCTTCGGGTCATATTtgcattatcattattgattGCTTCGAAGTTATTGAACGTGGAAGTTCCgtttttcttcaagaagattATAGATGAGATGAATGTAGATTGGAATGATCAATTAGGAACCGTGGGAACTGTAATTGGTACTTTGATTATTGCGTATGGTGGGGCAAGATTTGGAGCAGTCTTATTTGGAGAATTAAGAAATGCGGTATTTGCTTCAGTAGCCCAAACAGCCATTAAGAGAGTTGCTCATAATACATTTGTACATTTGTTGAACATGGATTTGAACTTCCATTTATCAAGACAGACAGGTGGGTTAACTAGGGCAATTGACAGAGGTACGAAAGGTATTTCATATGTCTTGAATGCCATGGTATTTCATATTATCCCTATTTCGTTTGAAATTTCCATGGTGTGTggaattttaatttataacTATGGATTATCCTTTGCTGCTGTTACATTGGCCACTATGTTGAGTTATTCAGTGTTTACTATAAAGACTACCGCATGGAGAACAGGCTTCAGGAGACAAGCTAATAATGCAGACAATCAAGCTGCAACAGTTGCATTAGACTCATTGCTTAATTATGAGTCAGTTAagtattttaataatgagGGATTTCAAGCATCAAAATACAATACGGCTTTAACCAATTACCAGAATGCTTCAGTTAAAGTAGCTACATCTTTGGCATATTTGAATGCTGGTCAAAACTTCATTTTTACGTCGGCTTTAACGGCAATGATGTATATGGGATGCAATGGAGTTGCTACAGGATCGTTAACAGTTGGTGACTTGGTGTTAATCAACCAGTTGGTGTTTCAATTATCTGTTCCTTTGAGTTTTTTGGGCTCAGTTTACAGAGAATTAAAGCAATCTCTACTTGACATGGAAAATTTGTTCCAATTACAAAATcatgaaataaaaattaaagatgcCTCAAATGCAaaaccattattattaaacagCACAGGTGTCCCAGGAGAAATTAAGTTTGAAAACGTTACTTTTGGGTACCATCCAGATAGACCAATTTTACAAAATGCATCATTCACAATTCCCGCAGGGGAAAAAATTGCCATTGTTGGACCTTCAGGAAGTGGTAAATCAACTATATTAAGATTAATTTTCAGATTTTATGATGTTGAAAGCGgtaaaatttttattgatggtcaagatatttcaaaggtTACTGTCGAGTCATTAAGAAGGTCAATAGGTATTGTTCCACAGGATACTCCTTTGTTTAACGACACTATTCTTGAGAATATCCGGTATGGAAGGTTAGATGCTACGGATAAAGAAATCCATGAAATGATCGATAAAGTACAATTGACAAAGCTAATAGAGGATTCACCAAATGGAGTTAATACTATAGTTGGTGAAAGAGGTATGATGATTTCTGGTGGTGAGAAGCAAAGATTGGCTATTGCTAGGTTACTTTTGAAAAGAGCTCCCATTACCTTATTTGATGAAGCTACCTCCGCTTTGGACACTCATACAGAACAATCATTATTGAGAACAATTAGAAAAGTTTTGACTAAGAAGGCAAATACACATATAGCTATTGCTCATAGGTTAAGAACTATTGCTGATGctgataaaattattgttttgaACAAGGGCCAAGTGCAAGAAGAAGGTACCCACCATAACTTGTTGCAGAATCCAAATTCATTGTATTCTCAATTATGGAATATCCAAGAGAATTTGGATAtcgatgaagaattgaatgaatatGCAAAGGAAACTGAAGAACAGAAATAGAAGGCagaaaaggaaaagagTAAATAACTGTATAGATGTGAATAGAAGCTCGTAAATATTTTCGCGATCGAAAGTAGTTTTTAATttactgaaaaatatgacTCAATCAACCTGATTCATCTCTGTGGATAATATGTGCAAGCCAATAGACTGCTCTAGCTGCAGTAAGTATTCAATCAATTCGTCTGTCAGGTATCAGAGAATCTCCTTTTAATAGTTAACTTCAGAGAGTTTTATTTACTAACAGAAACTTCAGCTGGAAAGACATGGATTGGTTGTGGATTGCACATCCCATATGCCATGAGCTTAGTTCCAAAGGACCTGTGGTGTACTTGTATCTCGGAATCAGGTGTTGAAAGTGAATATCCTCCCAAGTTTGGTGATGGAGTCGCATCTGaggaaaatgaattatcgGTCAAGATTCATCCTAGAGAATCATTAGCCTAAGTAATTTTAGTAATATACATGAACATTCACCATTTTATATctattaattaatttataaaaattaCTTGTATTTACAGGAGTTATGGTAAATTgttaatcaaatcattataGAACATACCAATTGCTTgtttttctatatttgcAACATCTATATTTTGAACTAAGTCCTTTAGGCCATGTTCAGGTAATTTTTGTAACTTTTCtttgatgaattcttctttcatGGAAACCAAATCACTATGATATTGCATTAAATCACCAAGTactatttttgaaatattgttCATTGTAATCGCCAACTGTTTTGACCAGTCTGAACCTTTTCTTAAGGATTTCAAAGTCCATTGGTCATAATGCAATTTGTACCAGTGCCataatttcaagatatcTTGTTTAGAGCGCTTGAACTGGAATCCGATTAAAGCCAATTCAATCAACTTGGAATTAATATTAGTCATAACAAAGTTTAACGATTTCGAAAGTAGATCTTCGTTTTCAGCAAATGACAATGATGAAACAGCAACAGTCTGTAATTGTTCgatagaagaattagaattattcaatgatgagttatttgaattcttcaCCAACTGCAAGATCTGCTTGTATTCCTTCTGGTTAGCCTGTCTCATAGTTAGATTAAAAATCGATGGCAATAATTCCATTGGGGTGAAAggtttattagaattaggattaataaaattcttaaaCATCTTTCTACtaatatcttgaaatttcaGGATACCCAGGCCTATATGTAATATAAGATTTCTAACTTCCATTTCAATCAGCGAATAGTCAGAAGTTAATTGGTATAACATTTCCCAGTTGCCAATcttgttgaataattttgtaatataattttcaagCCATCTCTCATACTCTGAATAACTACTGAAATGAAGCAAAATATTACTAATAGtttccaaataatccaaGCCGACTTTCAAAACATTGTAGTTGATTTCCCATTTGGAATCCGTAAAGCAGTTCAACACAGCAAAAATAGCTACTAAATGATGGCTTGTCGAGTTCTCTTGTCCCAATAATTTTCcataatcattaataatagaaataatttcttgagGAGTGAAATTGTTATTGATTATGTTAGTACATACATGGGGAATAAATTCTTGACTGTAAACTACTTTATAGTAGCCCGATTTGTTAGAATTCAATGTGATAAATTGATCTAAAGGAATTGGAACCTCTAGATTTCTATCAGTCAACATAATGTTCAAAATcttaatattcttcttgtcGTCAATACATTTAATGGATAATGGTAAATGGTATGGGGTGTCCTCCAATTCGAAATCTTGAGCTTTATTGTTGAATAGATATCTATGTTGTTCAATAACTATTTTATCACCTTTGGTTTTTACATTGACAATAGGATAGCCAGGATATCTGACCCATGAATGAACAAAActcaataaatcaatactTGTAAATTCATTCAAGACATTCCACAAATCGAATGGTTTGATATTCTtaaatttgtatttttctATAGCTTTCGCTACACCATTTaacatatttgaatactttATTTTCGAGGAATCATCTCTAGACAGATTTTCATTTTCCAATATACTTCCAATCATAGACAACAAAATGATTCCTTTTTCGTATGTtgttttatcaaataaatccTGGGTACACTCTGACAAGGACGAATTCATACCTGAAGTTATTTGATGAATGCTAGGCAACGAAGAGGAGCCTGTAGTTTCGTTGTAAAAACAGTCTTGATCCATTATGGATTCTTGATCCCgtaataatttcatctcGAAAGCATCGTTCTCATAATCCGCTTTATCTAATCTGGCGACATGGAGCAAATAATTTCCTAACCATGTTGCAAAAGATTCATTCAACCATAAATTAGACCATTCatcaaaagaaatcaaatttcCAACCCATTGGTGGACTAGCTCGTGAGCTATCAATTGACGTAATTGAAGTTTGACTGATTCGTGTGAGCTCTCGTCAATTAGTAATTGGCTAGATAAAACAGTTACTAATCCCCAATTCTCCATTGCTCCGTCACTTAAGAATGGTAAAGCAACAAAATCCAACTTATCCAATGGgtatttaatattaagCAATTCTTGTAATATTGGTAACAAGGAAGAAATAACATACAATGGATATGAGCATGAGGATAAGGTTCCAATTGGTGCATACATTCGAACTGGAATTACATCGTCGTTGTTCTCCAAATACTCCAAATCACCAATA comes from the Debaryomyces hansenii CBS767 chromosome B complete sequence genome and includes:
- a CDS encoding DEHA2B03828p (similar to uniprot|P17106 Saccharomyces cerevisiae YJR060w CBF1); the encoded protein is MSKRSSEDGSHQTDKKLKGDDKKDEIAIDSELLGQQSSYTNNGPDDSRVDSHGGNNDNNVNAAAAAAVAAAAASEPANAAAAALSSQQQHHSQQLQQHLAYQNAFRQQQQVQQQQVQQQHHQHHQHGHHNQHQSHSPQNSLSHLQPTTLPQTSSTSKPQHGSDEWHKQRRENHKEVERRRRESINQGIKELAALIPTNDTNKAQILQRAVEYIKRLKENENNNIEKWTLEKLLTEQAVSELSASNDKLKQELERAYREIEQWKKLVKDEKNMK
- a CDS encoding DEHA2B03850p (some similarities with uniprot|Q04318 Saccharomyces kluyveri ORF1); protein product: MDDYYESLCKYDDESVKKYMIEDFDFTTWYVYNKESSLCKFAVSIFIFNNLINEKLILKHEPFDIWTFPASVWTYDDLISRFDFLKYSVGKAVIMLKYDVIYFHNDFLPEWELFSTAAKYSNKEVYKDQLWTAKKYGCFFKILDMDNEKVLGDYEKVEIKELPFEDCEVDY
- a CDS encoding DEHA2B03872p (highly similar to uniprot|P06169 Saccharomyces cerevisiae YLR044C PDC1 pyruvate decarboxylase), translating into MSEVSLGRYIFERLRQLSVQTVFGLPGDFNLSLLDKIYEVDGLRWAGNANELNAAYAADGYSRVKGLACLITTFGVGELSALNGIGGAFAEHVGLVHIVGVPSISSQAKQLLLHHTLGNGDFTVFHRMSNNISQTTAFISDIKSAPKEIDRCIREAYIFQRPVYIGLPANLVDINVPAVLLNIPIDLSLRENDPEAQEEVIDNILQLISEASNPVILVDACTSRHNCNGEVEALVNKTQFPVLTTPMGKSSFNESHPRFAGVYVGTMSHVEVKNLVDGADLILAVGALLSDFNTGSFSYSYKTKNVIEFHADCIKIKQGTYPGVQMKEVLNVLIDKIDPAVKHYNPIAIPSPTFLTNSVTNSDVSSALLTQEWLWSKVSAWFREGDIIITETGTSAFGIVQTKFPNNTIGISQVLWGSVGFTVGATLGAVMAAEEIDPNKRVILFVGDGSLQLTVQEISTMVKWETRPYLFVLNNDGYTIDRLIHGMSATYNDIQPWNNLALLPLFNAKYYDAIQVSTTDELEKLFCDEEFAINSKIRMIEVMLPRMDAPINLIKQMEFISKMNADT
- a CDS encoding DEHA2B03894p (similar to uniprot|P40416 Saccharomyces cerevisiae YMR301C ATM1 mitochondrial inner membrane transporter) encodes the protein MIKWGLFGAVKPFRSMVPLSQTRSLIISKSSLVRSKRVSTIRPQLAPVNPYSKIYGRRFFSSSHKLGVNTKEDSSTYLFGRKISTSESKMLKSLLVTIWPKNKPSFKLRVIFALSLLIASKLLNVEVPFFFKKIIDEMNVDWNDQLGTVGTVIGTLIIAYGGARFGAVLFGELRNAVFASVAQTAIKRVAHNTFVHLLNMDLNFHLSRQTGGLTRAIDRGTKGISYVLNAMVFHIIPISFEISMVCGILIYNYGLSFAAVTLATMLSYSVFTIKTTAWRTGFRRQANNADNQAATVALDSLLNYESVKYFNNEGFQASKYNTALTNYQNASVKVATSLAYLNAGQNFIFTSALTAMMYMGCNGVATGSLTVGDLVLINQLVFQLSVPLSFLGSVYRELKQSLLDMENLFQLQNHEIKIKDASNAKPLLLNSTGVPGEIKFENVTFGYHPDRPILQNASFTIPAGEKIAIVGPSGSGKSTILRLIFRFYDVESGKIFIDGQDISKVTVESLRRSIGIVPQDTPLFNDTILENIRYGRLDATDKEIHEMIDKVQLTKLIEDSPNGVNTIVGERGMMISGGEKQRLAIARLLLKRAPITLFDEATSALDTHTEQSLLRTIRKVLTKKANTHIAIAHRLRTIADADKIIVLNKGQVQEEGTHHNLLQNPNSLYSQLWNIQENLDIDEELNEYAKETEEQK
- a CDS encoding DEHA2B03916p (some similarities with uniprot|Q7RZK1 Neurospora crassa NCU00365 Predicted protein) yields the protein MCKPIDCSSCTGKTWIGCGLHIPYAMSLVPKDSWCTCISESGVESEYPPKFGDGVASEENELSVKIHPRESLA
- a CDS encoding DEHA2B03938p (similar to uniprot|P40462 Saccharomyces cerevisiae YIL137c RBF108), whose product is MSSKEDNVSELSRKLDESQIDTSLKLLSLRNQYIPEFYDLHLNINHLKPNFNGTVTIDIKKNENYHGSSDEFRFTLHANKLIITKAILNDGGKTTDLKVDYDRGRHEVSLTINSSYEWKSPEKAKITLMYMGQINTIKTYKDQTKGLFKTNYLDSISGRSNNYILATHTQPHSCKLIFPLVDELNFKVPIKLTIDTLSSFKVLSNSSLIAEPCPVPMSENATFAFKPTPPIASSVFGFIIGDLEYLENNDDVIPVRMYAPIGTLSSCSYPLYVISSLLPILQELLNIKYPLDKLDFVALPFLSDGAMENWGLVTVLSSQLLIDESSHESVKLQLRQLIAHELVHQWVGNLISFDEWSNLWLNESFATWLGNYLLHVARLDKADYENDAFEMKLLRDQESIMDQDCFYNETTGSSSLPSIHQITSGMNSSLSECTQDLFDKTTYEKGIILLSMIGSILENENSSRDDSSKIKYSNMLNGVAKAIEKYKFKNIKPFDLWNVLNEFTSIDLLSFVHSWVRYPGYPIVNVKTKGDKIVIEQHRYLFNNKAQDFELEDTPYHLPLSIKCIDDKKNIKILNIMLTDRNLEVPIPLDQFITLNSNKSGYYKVVYSQEFIPHVCTNIINNNFTPQEIISIINDYGKLLGQENSTSHHLVAIFAVLNCFTDSKWEINYNVLKVGLDYLETISNILLHFSSYSEYERWLENYITKLFNKIGNWEMLYQLTSDYSSIEMEVRNLILHIGSGISKFQDISRKMFKNFINPNSNKPFTPMELLPSIFNLTMRQANQKEYKQILQLVKNSNNSSLNNSNSSIEQLQTVAVSSLSFAENEDLLSKSLNFVMTNINSKLIELALIGFQFKRSKQDILKLWHWYKLHYDQWTLKSLRKGSDWSKQLAITMNNISKIVLGDLMQYHSDLVSMKEEFIKEKLQKLPEHGLKDLVQNIDVANIEKQAIGMFYNDLINNLP